A DNA window from Xyrauchen texanus isolate HMW12.3.18 chromosome 6, RBS_HiC_50CHRs, whole genome shotgun sequence contains the following coding sequences:
- the dusp12 gene encoding dual specificity protein phosphatase 12 gives MIAVESGVYIGSVSDLRDAQSLSDAGITHILTVDSEEAAVTGFHTRFVRALDDASTDLLSKLDDCISFIYDALNTQHESKPPAVLVHCHVGQSRSAAVVTAYLMKTQNLSLQDAYTKLQNLKPDVKMNEEFLDQLSLYELLDCKLDSTNPLYKQFRLKKITEKYPELQNVPKDIFAVDPAQTQNLEAVYRCRKCRRTLFRHSSILSHCVGGGASAFTHKKTRTVTPSAEDEKQCTSYFIEPVQWMEQALLGVMDGQLLCPKCSSKLGSFNWYGEQCSCGRWVTPAFQMHKNRLDEIKHINISALK, from the exons ATGATAGCAGTGGAGTCTGGAGTCTACATCGGTTCTGTGTCCGATCTGAGGGATGCTCAAAGCCTGTCAGATGCAGGTATAACCCACATACTCACTGTTGACTCAGAGGAAGCTGCTGTGACCGGATTCCACACGAGATTTGTCCGGGCTCTGGATGATGCATCCACAGATCTTCTGAGCAAACTGGATGACTGTATCAGCTTCATATATGACGCTCTGAATACACAACATGAGTCCAAACCACCAGCAGTCCTCGTGCATTG TCATGTGGGGCAAAGTCGAAGTGCTGCTGTAGTGACGGCTTATCTGATGAAAACACAAAACCTCAGTTTACAGGATGCATATACTAAACTCCAAAACTTAAAACCAGATGTGAA AATGAATGAAGAGTTTCTGGACCAGTTGTCACTTTATGAATTATTGGATTGTAAACTAGACTCCACGAATCCCTTATACAAACAGTTTAGATTGAAGAAAATTACAGAGAAATATCCAG AGCTCCAGAATGTACCAAAAGATATCTTCGCTGTTGACCCTGCCCAAACCCAGAATTTAGAGGCTGTTTACAGATGTAGAAAGTGCAG GCGCACACTCTTCCGCCATTCCAGCATTCTCAGTCACTGTGTTGGAGGCGGAGCCTCAGCGTTTACTCATAAGAAGACAAGGACAGTGACCCCTTCGGCTGAAGATGAGAAACAGTGCACATCCTACTTCATAGAGCCAGTGCAGTGGATGGAGCAGGCCTTACTAGGTGTCATGGATGGACAG CTCTTGTGCCCCAAATGCAGCTCAAAGCTGGGCTCCTTTAACTGGTATGGTGAGCAATGTTCGTGTGGGCGCTGGGTGACACCAGCCTTCCAGATGCACAAGAACAGATTGGATGAAATCAAACACATCAATATATCTGCACTGAAATga